One stretch of Legionella birminghamensis DNA includes these proteins:
- a CDS encoding cysteine peptidase family C39 domain-containing protein: MTKEKLQQAKVSTPTILQMEATECGATSLSIILAYYGKYISAEEARIACNISRDGTKAINIVKAARHYGMDAFGANVDIDELNNVKVPFIAYWEFNHFLVVEGFNSKTVYLNDPATGPRKLGWEEFGKSYTGVVLEMAPGEKFEKEGAPERSTLSLLFAKIGNNYWPMAFIILTTIALIVPQIATAIFTKAFIDHLLIDNQRSLIPVVLLGLAFTTLAETAFSVLQFRALRRLQLKLSIVNSIQFLWHLLHLPIRYFQQRAAGDIAHRNSLNEELAIMLSKNLPAQVVGIFEMFAFGLVIFILSWQIGLALFLITSLNLVSMLVGRRFLLDQGRRYAQNKGKLDGIEANGFQIIETLKVAALESHFFNRWLAHYTEYLTTEQRLHWIGGLLGLIPNLLGFWANMIIICYGAYLVMAGVITIGSVVAIQALLSSFLKPLYDLISFYQQLNQVKGDIIRLDDVVNAPADAHFSNAPSLSQEPPPVPDNQLILQVNNLSFSFSPLDPPVLDNVSLELRAGERVAVVGQSGSGKSTLAKLICGVYQASAGNILLNGCPIDHLSRLAISKLLAQVDQNILFLPGTLRDNLSFWDKTLTDEKLYEALKAVEMDEIIRSRGGLDLTLNESGNNFSGGQRQRLEIARAILRQAPLLILDEATSAMDTVLERQIYHNLWAMNTSLLIIAHRLSAIRDCNRIYVLKEGQLVQTGTHEELLNQPGLYQELINQEME, from the coding sequence ATGACAAAAGAAAAGCTACAGCAGGCGAAAGTCAGTACCCCAACCATTTTGCAAATGGAGGCTACAGAATGTGGCGCTACGTCACTGTCCATTATTCTGGCCTACTATGGAAAATACATTTCTGCAGAAGAAGCCCGGATTGCCTGTAACATTTCCCGTGACGGCACCAAAGCTATCAATATTGTGAAAGCAGCCCGGCATTATGGAATGGATGCCTTTGGCGCCAATGTTGACATCGATGAACTGAACAACGTCAAGGTACCCTTCATTGCTTACTGGGAATTTAACCATTTTCTGGTGGTAGAAGGATTTAATTCCAAAACCGTATATCTCAACGATCCCGCAACAGGACCCCGCAAGCTTGGCTGGGAAGAGTTTGGCAAGAGTTATACCGGTGTTGTGCTCGAAATGGCTCCTGGGGAGAAATTTGAAAAAGAAGGAGCTCCTGAACGATCTACCCTATCCCTCTTATTTGCCAAAATTGGCAATAATTACTGGCCGATGGCATTTATTATTTTGACCACCATAGCCCTTATCGTTCCGCAGATTGCCACCGCTATTTTCACCAAAGCATTTATTGATCATTTACTCATTGATAACCAACGCTCGCTGATTCCTGTAGTCCTGCTGGGCCTGGCGTTTACCACGCTTGCAGAAACCGCTTTCTCCGTGCTGCAATTCAGGGCGCTGCGGCGATTGCAGCTTAAGTTAAGTATCGTTAACTCTATTCAGTTCCTCTGGCATCTGCTGCATCTGCCTATTCGTTATTTCCAACAGCGGGCGGCGGGGGATATTGCGCATCGTAACTCGCTCAATGAAGAACTGGCCATCATGCTATCGAAAAATCTGCCCGCCCAGGTCGTCGGTATATTTGAAATGTTCGCCTTTGGCCTGGTTATTTTTATTTTGAGTTGGCAAATTGGCCTTGCCTTGTTTCTGATTACCTCGCTAAATCTGGTTTCGATGCTGGTGGGCAGACGCTTTCTTCTTGATCAGGGCCGACGTTATGCGCAAAATAAGGGAAAACTGGATGGCATCGAAGCGAATGGCTTCCAAATTATTGAAACCCTGAAAGTCGCAGCTCTTGAATCGCATTTTTTTAACCGCTGGCTTGCCCACTATACCGAATACCTGACTACAGAACAGCGCCTCCACTGGATTGGCGGCCTGCTTGGTCTTATCCCCAACCTGCTTGGCTTCTGGGCGAACATGATTATTATCTGTTATGGTGCATATCTGGTTATGGCCGGTGTGATTACCATTGGTTCGGTGGTTGCCATTCAGGCACTGCTCAGCAGTTTTCTCAAGCCGCTGTATGATCTGATTAGCTTTTATCAGCAGTTAAATCAGGTAAAGGGCGATATCATCCGCTTAGACGATGTGGTCAATGCACCTGCGGATGCTCATTTTAGCAATGCCCCATCCCTGAGCCAGGAACCGCCGCCGGTTCCTGACAATCAGCTGATCCTCCAGGTTAATAATTTGAGCTTCAGCTTTTCACCACTGGATCCGCCTGTGCTTGATAATGTTTCCCTGGAACTTCGCGCAGGGGAACGAGTCGCAGTGGTGGGCCAAAGCGGTAGCGGGAAATCAACTCTGGCGAAACTCATCTGCGGGGTCTATCAGGCCTCTGCGGGTAATATTCTACTGAATGGCTGTCCTATTGACCATCTAAGCCGATTAGCAATCAGCAAGCTTCTAGCGCAGGTTGACCAGAATATATTATTCCTCCCTGGAACCCTGCGCGATAATTTAAGTTTCTGGGACAAGACGCTAACGGATGAGAAGTTATACGAGGCTCTTAAAGCCGTTGAAATGGATGAAATCATCAGATCCCGTGGCGGCCTTGATTTGACACTTAATGAATCCGGCAACAATTTTAGCGGCGGCCAGCGCCAACGTCTTGAAATTGCCCGGGCCATTCTAAGACAAGCGCCGCTATTGATATTGGACGAAGCCACTTCTGCCATGGATACGGTACTTGAAAGACAGATATATCATAACCTCTGGGCAATGAATACCAGCTTACTGATTATTGCTCACCGCCTGAGTGCCATCCGCGATTGTAATCGAATCTATGTTCTCAAAGAAGGACAATTGGTACAGACCGGGACGCATGAGGAATTACTCAATCAGCCCGGCCTGTATCAGGAACTAATCAACCAGGAGATGGAATGA
- a CDS encoding NHLP bacteriocin system secretion protein, with amino-acid sequence MDTEKKPIVFRQSALEHLNRPVMLDDALQVVSTRNWLILLILSLLLLAFIFWLFFGNIYLRVQGNGMLLSLDSSVVSVQSSEQGGIVKQIYVHPGQRVHKNMLLVRMDSDLALQLQLQKNYLMQLKKQQSDLTERAKTILVNLETSQKQQIEKINSSLAAAQQKLKQLEKMMGLKEIAFKKGILDLPNITETRIEYYRLLQEIRSHEADLISMQANLVDLKDKWRERKLEMDMTVQKAEYDYNLAQKRWEITQNILSPADGIIAEIKVKEGDLTKPGEPLLTVAPAESSLYALIFIPATKGKLLKIGMTAQIAPSTVNKLEYGTIKGRVETISLLPVTAENMMTLLRNQDLVRFFNGPTPLIAVKILLDKNATTRSGYEWTSSKGPNVTLTQGTVVDGMINVEAKKPIDLFIHFVE; translated from the coding sequence ATGGATACAGAAAAAAAGCCAATTGTTTTTCGGCAAAGCGCCCTGGAGCATCTTAACCGCCCAGTGATGCTTGACGATGCACTGCAAGTGGTCTCGACCCGGAATTGGCTTATTCTGCTGATTTTATCGCTGCTGTTACTGGCCTTTATATTCTGGTTATTTTTTGGAAATATTTATCTGCGCGTCCAGGGGAATGGCATGCTGCTCAGCCTCGATAGCTCTGTCGTTTCGGTGCAGTCCTCTGAACAGGGAGGAATCGTTAAACAGATTTATGTCCATCCGGGTCAACGCGTCCATAAGAATATGTTACTGGTAAGAATGGACAGCGATTTGGCATTACAGCTTCAATTACAGAAAAATTATTTAATGCAGCTTAAAAAACAGCAAAGCGATCTCACCGAGCGTGCCAAAACCATCCTGGTAAATCTTGAAACAAGCCAAAAACAGCAAATTGAAAAAATTAATTCGAGTCTGGCCGCCGCCCAGCAAAAATTAAAGCAACTTGAAAAAATGATGGGCTTGAAGGAGATAGCCTTTAAGAAAGGGATCCTTGATCTACCCAACATTACTGAAACACGAATTGAATATTATCGCCTGCTGCAGGAAATTCGCTCCCACGAGGCGGATCTCATTTCCATGCAAGCCAATCTTGTCGATCTGAAAGATAAATGGCGGGAGCGAAAACTTGAGATGGATATGACCGTGCAGAAAGCAGAGTATGATTATAACCTTGCCCAGAAACGCTGGGAGATAACCCAGAATATTCTTAGCCCCGCAGATGGCATTATTGCCGAAATTAAAGTGAAGGAAGGCGACCTGACCAAACCAGGAGAACCTTTACTCACTGTTGCGCCGGCTGAAAGCAGCCTCTATGCCCTGATTTTCATCCCGGCAACCAAAGGGAAGCTGCTTAAAATTGGCATGACCGCTCAAATTGCGCCCAGCACAGTCAATAAACTGGAATATGGCACCATAAAGGGCCGCGTGGAAACTATCTCCCTGCTTCCGGTAACCGCAGAAAATATGATGACCCTGTTGAGGAACCAGGACCTTGTCCGCTTTTTTAATGGCCCGACCCCGCTGATCGCGGTCAAAATCCTGCTTGATAAAAATGCTACGACTCGCAGCGGCTATGAATGGACGAGCTCAAAAGGGCCCAATGTTACCCTGACGCAGGGAACCGTGGTGGATGGCATGATTAATGTTGAAGCGAAAAAACCAATTGATTTATTTATCCATTTTGTTGAATAA
- a CDS encoding cyclic nucleotide-binding domain-containing protein, whose product MDLVKILESSSLFSALNKRILWRIADLAQEKTYLEGDYLIREGESAQYCFIIVSGTVEVFREMNLPDKLFIATLGEGEILGELAIIDGLPRSASAIALELTKTLAISAWDFKAQIQAYPEIALQLLPVIARRLRDAQNQLTNMNA is encoded by the coding sequence ATGGATTTAGTTAAAATATTAGAGTCTTCATCGCTGTTTTCCGCTTTGAACAAACGCATTCTATGGCGGATCGCTGATTTGGCGCAGGAAAAAACCTATCTGGAGGGCGATTATTTAATCCGTGAAGGGGAATCCGCCCAGTATTGCTTCATCATTGTCTCTGGAACCGTCGAAGTCTTCCGTGAGATGAACCTCCCCGATAAACTATTTATTGCCACATTGGGCGAAGGGGAAATTCTGGGGGAATTAGCGATTATCGATGGCCTTCCACGCTCTGCCAGTGCAATTGCCCTGGAGCTTACCAAAACATTGGCTATATCCGCCTGGGATTTTAAGGCCCAAATTCAGGCCTATCCTGAAATAGCCTTGCAATTATTACCCGTCATCGCGAGGCGTCTGCGCGATGCCCAAAATCAATTAACCAACATGAATGCATAA
- a CDS encoding M14 family zinc carboxypeptidase, with the protein MMKKCLAVFVMLLLCLDPLMAKMNPVQLLTPLESSEFRSLPDSAEIEKFLLQLTSISPKMKLLHLGTSAGGRPISALLVSNSPAFLQSGQHESGKLTVLLLGSQHGTEPSGCEALQKLALELAINKERASLLSDFNFMIIANANPDGRDNNSRFNAQNGNLNVDFTRLAYPETRIFINLLKNYQIDALLDLHESSTKKKILTLKEGFYVNAEAQYEIGNNPNINEKLQKFSSQVLLPQLLKTSEGYGLRSEHYRGEILQLNQPVSHGGLRVSNMRNYSALQGIFSVLVENRLDSKTGHYETPGNIKARRDKQYISVLSFLTVIEKNKQALQSIIQQARNEWKNYPINYRSYLAYHYSLNMQQPRAEVSLRRADNLQEVHRAFANFDFIEIDETILMPDAYLIKSSETGALELLKKHNIEVEKMNASKEVIAINPVVHSLSIHYSPIQDFFTSVKIDVDYDPQPLILTTGDYLVSTHQPQGKLIPLLLDLRSIDSVFQNLKFNPDLARIKKGGILPVKFVDDVFTPMH; encoded by the coding sequence ATGATGAAGAAATGCCTGGCAGTTTTTGTGATGTTGCTGCTTTGCCTGGATCCGCTGATGGCAAAAATGAACCCTGTGCAACTCCTGACCCCCTTGGAGTCCAGTGAGTTCCGCAGCTTGCCAGATAGCGCAGAAATTGAAAAATTTCTTCTGCAACTTACCAGCATTTCCCCGAAAATGAAGCTGCTTCATTTGGGGACATCCGCTGGCGGGCGGCCCATTTCCGCTTTGCTAGTCTCTAATTCCCCTGCATTTTTGCAAAGCGGCCAGCATGAATCTGGTAAATTGACCGTCTTGCTCCTTGGATCCCAGCATGGGACAGAACCTTCAGGATGCGAGGCTCTGCAGAAATTAGCGCTGGAACTGGCAATAAATAAAGAGCGGGCAAGCCTGCTTAGTGATTTTAATTTTATGATCATTGCTAATGCCAATCCTGATGGCCGTGATAATAATTCCCGCTTCAATGCTCAGAATGGGAATCTGAATGTCGATTTCACCCGCCTTGCCTACCCAGAAACGCGAATTTTTATAAACCTGCTTAAAAACTATCAGATCGATGCCTTGCTCGATCTGCATGAATCGTCCACCAAAAAGAAAATTCTTACGCTTAAAGAAGGTTTTTATGTTAATGCCGAAGCGCAATATGAGATAGGAAATAATCCCAATATTAATGAAAAATTACAAAAATTCAGCAGCCAGGTTTTATTACCGCAATTACTTAAAACCAGTGAAGGGTATGGTTTACGCAGTGAGCATTATCGAGGAGAGATTCTGCAGCTGAATCAACCGGTTAGCCATGGCGGTTTAAGGGTAAGCAATATGCGTAATTATAGTGCGCTTCAGGGTATCTTCTCTGTACTGGTTGAAAACCGCCTGGATTCAAAAACGGGGCATTATGAGACCCCTGGGAATATTAAGGCGCGCCGGGATAAACAATACATTAGCGTTTTAAGCTTCCTCACCGTTATCGAGAAAAACAAACAGGCGCTGCAGTCAATTATCCAGCAGGCCCGCAATGAGTGGAAAAACTATCCCATAAACTATAGAAGCTATCTCGCCTATCATTATAGTTTGAATATGCAGCAGCCAAGGGCAGAGGTGTCATTGCGCCGCGCTGATAATTTACAGGAAGTTCATCGTGCATTTGCCAATTTTGATTTTATAGAAATTGATGAAACTATTCTGATGCCGGATGCATACCTGATTAAAAGCAGTGAAACAGGAGCGCTTGAGCTACTAAAAAAGCATAACATTGAAGTCGAAAAAATGAATGCCAGTAAAGAGGTGATTGCCATCAATCCAGTGGTTCATTCGCTCTCCATTCACTACTCGCCGATCCAGGATTTTTTTACCAGTGTCAAGATTGATGTGGATTATGATCCACAGCCCTTAATTCTGACTACAGGTGATTATCTGGTTAGCACCCATCAGCCGCAAGGCAAGCTGATTCCTTTGCTCCTGGATTTACGTTCTATCGATAGTGTTTTTCAAAACCTGAAGTTTAATCCTGATTTGGCTCGCATCAAGAAGGGTGGGATTTTACCGGTTAAATTTGTGGATGACGTATTTACACCAATGCATTAG
- a CDS encoding symmetrical bis(5'-nucleosyl)-tetraphosphatase, giving the protein MPDYAIGDIQGCYDPLMRLLDSIHFNERADRIWLVGDLVNRGPESLKVLRFIKNLPLKPVITLGNHDLHLLVRLFDQQQKKINADDTLHAILAAPDREELGDWLRQQSILVHAPDLDIVICHAGIAPLWDLDTAKRLAAELEQVLHSPDYKQFLAAMYGNEPSLWQDDLIGMDRLRAITNYFTRMRFCDKNGRLVLNYKGTIAQAPANLIPWFAVPHRIPIEAQIVFGHWAALRGYCPVPRIHAIDTGCLWGGQLTALRLQDKKRFAVSGQ; this is encoded by the coding sequence GTGCCGGATTATGCTATCGGAGATATTCAGGGCTGCTATGATCCCTTAATGCGATTACTAGACAGCATTCATTTCAATGAACGGGCTGACCGGATCTGGCTGGTTGGCGATTTGGTTAATCGCGGGCCTGAATCACTCAAGGTGCTGCGCTTCATAAAAAATCTTCCCCTAAAACCAGTGATTACCCTTGGCAATCATGATTTACATCTTCTGGTGAGACTCTTTGACCAGCAGCAGAAGAAAATTAACGCAGATGATACACTTCATGCGATTCTGGCAGCCCCCGACCGTGAAGAACTGGGCGATTGGTTGCGCCAGCAGTCCATTCTCGTGCACGCGCCGGACCTGGATATAGTGATTTGCCATGCAGGCATTGCGCCCCTGTGGGATCTCGATACCGCGAAGCGGCTTGCGGCAGAATTGGAACAGGTGCTTCATTCACCTGACTATAAGCAGTTTCTCGCAGCAATGTATGGCAATGAACCCAGCTTATGGCAAGATGACTTAATTGGAATGGACCGTTTGCGGGCGATTACCAATTATTTTACCCGCATGCGTTTCTGCGACAAAAATGGGCGCCTTGTCTTAAATTATAAAGGCACAATAGCCCAGGCCCCTGCAAACCTGATACCCTGGTTTGCTGTTCCCCATCGCATCCCCATCGAAGCGCAGATCGTCTTTGGCCACTGGGCCGCACTAAGAGGTTATTGTCCCGTGCCTCGCATCCATGCCATTGATACAGGCTGTTTATGGGGAGGCCAGTTGACTGCATTACGGCTACAGGATAAAAAACGTTTCGCAGTGTCCGGGCAATAA
- a CDS encoding TraI domain-containing protein, whose protein sequence is MFHRYGKGRVSQARPLKDLTKIITVEQILAEEKRNQLLQQITENCALEPARFDSICTTLIHNLVNHTQLLPETSNSYYSQPGGLIDHALNRTEAALNLFKQYLIVEENVSYSEEQKLWQYALLSAALLQGIGKLQIDLTVELFDNHGQFLKQWNPLLENLILVGSHYSYSFQKESDIEFRKRLNLLMARLLMPSSGFAWIASNPEVLQVWLALLNEDVYSAGTLGAILIRADAIALQRYFNQQAARHYGNRGRYGRVSTFGGTPDSVSDIEQQIGIEFLQWLQKSLDSGIIMINKAPLLMVPGGLLMCPEIFQLFVREHPEYKNWQAIQNAFLSLGLHRKGPDATSLRFEHGKTQKIFVGLVVEGNGSSVMPPEVTAINLNTGSQSRISSMELIHQAQYNNVFTQQNQVAVNAPLQHLSAKGWQNPAQPVLTNQQSLLPG, encoded by the coding sequence TTGTTTCATCGTTATGGAAAAGGACGTGTGTCCCAAGCCCGGCCATTGAAGGATTTAACTAAAATAATAACAGTTGAACAAATTCTTGCCGAAGAAAAACGTAACCAGTTATTGCAGCAAATTACTGAAAACTGTGCCCTTGAACCTGCACGCTTTGACAGCATCTGCACAACCCTTATTCATAACCTGGTCAATCATACGCAGCTTTTACCTGAAACCTCCAATAGTTATTATTCGCAGCCCGGCGGCTTGATTGATCATGCCTTAAACCGTACTGAAGCGGCATTAAACCTTTTTAAACAATATCTCATTGTGGAAGAAAACGTCAGTTATTCGGAAGAACAGAAATTATGGCAGTATGCGCTGCTCTCTGCTGCCCTGCTGCAAGGGATAGGTAAATTGCAAATCGATTTGACGGTAGAGCTTTTTGACAATCACGGTCAATTTCTCAAACAGTGGAATCCACTGCTTGAAAATCTGATATTAGTCGGCAGTCATTACTCTTATAGTTTTCAGAAAGAAAGTGATATTGAATTCCGCAAACGTCTGAACCTGCTTATGGCTCGCCTGTTAATGCCGTCCAGCGGCTTTGCATGGATTGCCTCGAACCCGGAGGTACTCCAGGTCTGGCTGGCCTTATTAAATGAAGATGTTTATTCTGCCGGCACGCTTGGCGCTATTCTAATTCGTGCCGATGCAATTGCTTTGCAACGTTATTTCAACCAGCAGGCAGCGCGTCATTATGGCAACAGAGGCCGATATGGCCGCGTGAGTACATTCGGCGGCACACCTGATTCGGTCAGTGATATTGAACAGCAAATTGGGATTGAATTTTTGCAATGGCTGCAAAAAAGCCTGGATAGCGGCATCATTATGATTAATAAAGCGCCGCTCTTAATGGTTCCCGGAGGCTTGCTGATGTGTCCGGAAATATTTCAATTGTTTGTACGTGAACATCCTGAATATAAAAACTGGCAAGCGATTCAGAATGCCTTCCTCTCATTAGGCTTGCACCGCAAAGGACCCGATGCGACTTCCTTGCGCTTTGAGCATGGCAAAACTCAGAAAATATTTGTTGGATTGGTTGTTGAAGGGAATGGATCCTCGGTTATGCCTCCCGAAGTAACTGCCATTAACTTAAATACAGGCAGCCAGAGCAGGATTAGCAGCATGGAATTGATTCATCAGGCGCAGTATAACAATGTATTTACCCAGCAGAATCAGGTAGCGGTAAACGCTCCGCTGCAGCATCTTAGCGCCAAAGGATGGCAGAACCCAGCTCAACCGGTTCTGACTAATCAGCAAAGCTTGTTACCGGGCTGA
- the rsmA gene encoding 16S rRNA (adenine(1518)-N(6)/adenine(1519)-N(6))-dimethyltransferase RsmA, whose amino-acid sequence MSHRPRKRFGQNFLQNPSIIAQIVASINLNASDNVLEIGPGMGAMTQALLKQLPRLTAIEIDRDLCALLKETYPAEQLLLISCDALTVDYEAFGPNLRVVGNLPYNISTPLLIHLFNFVSSIKDMHFMLQKEVVERLVAAPGSKDYGRLSIITQYYCQTDYLFEVPPEAFFPKPKVDSAIVRLTPYTSSPYPEVDISRFQNLVAKAFSMRRKTLANNLKPLLSAHDLIQLGVDPTQRPEQVSIREYIEISKHLDMM is encoded by the coding sequence GTGAGTCATCGTCCTCGTAAACGTTTTGGTCAAAATTTTTTGCAAAACCCATCTATCATTGCACAAATTGTTGCATCTATTAATTTGAACGCTTCCGATAATGTGCTGGAAATCGGGCCGGGTATGGGGGCTATGACCCAGGCATTGCTTAAGCAGCTCCCCAGGCTCACGGCCATAGAGATTGATCGCGATCTTTGTGCCTTGCTTAAAGAAACCTATCCCGCTGAACAGCTGCTGCTTATTAGTTGCGATGCATTGACGGTTGATTATGAAGCATTTGGCCCTAATCTAAGGGTTGTAGGGAATCTGCCTTATAATATTTCAACGCCCCTGCTCATCCACTTATTTAATTTTGTATCGTCCATCAAGGACATGCATTTTATGCTGCAAAAAGAAGTGGTTGAACGTCTGGTCGCAGCCCCCGGCTCCAAAGATTACGGGCGCCTGAGTATTATTACCCAGTATTATTGCCAGACCGATTATTTGTTTGAAGTGCCGCCAGAAGCCTTTTTTCCAAAACCCAAGGTTGATTCAGCCATTGTCAGGCTTACACCCTATACAAGTTCTCCCTATCCGGAAGTGGATATCAGCCGCTTTCAAAATCTTGTAGCCAAGGCTTTCTCCATGCGTCGCAAAACCCTGGCCAATAACTTAAAACCGCTGTTGTCAGCCCATGATTTAATTCAATTGGGGGTCGATCCGACCCAAAGGCCAGAGCAGGTTTCAATAAGAGAGTATATTGAGATCAGTAAGCATCTGGATATGATGTAA
- the tatC gene encoding twin-arginine translocase subunit TatC — MLEQLIELRRRMIRVLIFFALLFGSYFYFAKDLFHWVVSPLINALPAAQGSLIATQVTAPVLTPIALASNLALLSVTPFFLFQLWCFIAPGLYRNEREKIKAAIISSLSLFMLGVLFCFYIVLPFMFQFFIQAVPEGVKMMPDISNALDFITRMLIIFGICFQVPLICLVLVQLEWIEIKHLILVRPYIIVLAFTVGMLLTPPDVLSQILLAVPLCLLYELGIVLCRWRNPRRPQKTKPLERETLH; from the coding sequence ATGTTAGAGCAGCTTATTGAGCTTAGAAGACGAATGATTAGGGTGCTGATTTTTTTTGCCCTTCTGTTCGGCAGCTATTTTTATTTCGCCAAAGACCTGTTTCACTGGGTTGTCTCCCCTTTAATCAATGCATTGCCCGCCGCACAAGGCAGCCTCATTGCCACCCAGGTCACTGCGCCTGTTTTAACCCCTATCGCTTTGGCGAGTAACCTGGCGCTTCTCTCAGTAACGCCTTTTTTCCTGTTTCAGCTTTGGTGTTTTATTGCCCCTGGGCTCTATCGCAATGAACGCGAGAAAATTAAAGCCGCCATTATTAGCAGCTTGAGTCTTTTTATGCTGGGGGTGCTTTTCTGCTTTTATATCGTTTTACCCTTTATGTTTCAGTTTTTTATCCAGGCGGTTCCTGAAGGGGTTAAAATGATGCCGGATATCAGCAATGCGCTCGATTTTATTACCCGTATGCTCATTATCTTCGGTATTTGTTTTCAGGTTCCGTTAATTTGTCTGGTGCTTGTGCAGTTGGAATGGATTGAGATTAAACATTTAATTCTGGTGCGCCCTTATATCATTGTCCTGGCCTTTACGGTGGGCATGTTATTAACCCCCCCGGATGTGTTATCGCAAATCCTGCTGGCAGTGCCTTTATGTCTGTTATATGAATTGGGTATTGTTCTTTGCCGCTGGCGAAACCCGCGACGCCCTCAAAAAACTAAACCGCTGGAGAGGGAAACGCTCCATTAA
- a CDS encoding RES family NAD+ phosphorylase: MVDIWSEVKGMNEIQPLMASIFRFVESQEQIATLNLVNNVYEQGVLEELLESTKNPLPEKPPSMHYLLTTPFRYPPLRYGSRFGTTLERGIFYGSLNLLTALTETAYYRFVYILGPETPFHSIISSEYSSFSVSVKSEAGVFLDEQPFSKYESILTSPNSYSETQQLGSNMRQDGVEVFRYISARDKNKGKNIALFTPEAFHSDKPSKRTTWLCQASIKEIGFISKENNLRTMFMQEDFWVNGAFPSPAV, encoded by the coding sequence ATGGTTGATATATGGTCTGAGGTAAAAGGGATGAATGAAATCCAGCCATTGATGGCGAGTATTTTCCGTTTTGTCGAATCTCAGGAACAAATAGCTACACTCAATCTGGTAAATAATGTATATGAGCAAGGAGTTCTTGAAGAATTACTTGAATCAACTAAAAATCCGCTGCCTGAAAAACCACCCTCTATGCACTATTTGCTAACCACACCTTTTCGCTATCCTCCCTTACGATATGGCTCCCGATTTGGGACGACTCTGGAACGGGGAATTTTTTATGGCTCATTAAATTTACTCACCGCCCTAACGGAAACCGCTTATTACCGTTTTGTTTACATACTTGGACCAGAAACACCCTTTCACTCTATTATTTCCAGCGAATACTCTTCATTCTCGGTCTCGGTAAAAAGCGAGGCCGGAGTTTTCCTGGACGAACAGCCCTTTTCAAAATATGAGTCCATTTTGACATCTCCCAATTCATATTCAGAAACACAGCAATTAGGCTCCAATATGCGTCAGGATGGAGTTGAAGTTTTTAGATATATTTCAGCCAGAGATAAAAATAAAGGAAAAAACATAGCCTTATTTACACCAGAGGCCTTCCATAGTGACAAACCCTCAAAACGAACAACCTGGTTATGCCAGGCAAGCATAAAAGAAATAGGATTTATATCGAAAGAAAACAACTTGCGCACAATGTTTATGCAAGAAGACTTCTGGGTTAATGGAGCGTTTCCCTCTCCAGCGGTTTAG
- a CDS encoding MbcA/ParS/Xre antitoxin family protein, which translates to MNTHSKPDENHVLAVALMNLKEHLELSYEDLGHIIGLHRNSITRLLKKGGINPASKEGELSLLLIRVYRALFALNGGNKEAIKHWLTTKNRHIQGIPLQTMKTVLGLSRVVNYLDAIRGKV; encoded by the coding sequence ATGAATACCCACTCCAAACCTGATGAAAACCATGTATTGGCAGTTGCCTTAATGAATTTAAAAGAGCATTTAGAACTATCTTATGAAGATCTAGGGCATATTATTGGCCTCCATCGCAATAGCATCACTCGCCTTTTAAAAAAGGGAGGGATTAACCCTGCAAGTAAAGAAGGGGAGCTTTCACTATTATTAATCCGGGTTTACCGTGCTTTATTTGCTTTAAATGGAGGCAATAAAGAGGCTATCAAACACTGGTTAACAACAAAAAATCGTCATATTCAGGGTATTCCTTTGCAAACCATGAAAACGGTATTAGGTTTATCCAGGGTTGTTAATTATCTGGATGCTATCAGAGGAAAAGTATAA
- the hspQ gene encoding heat shock protein HspQ: MTKEAKFNIGDCVRHQQHGYRAVIVDIDPLFQASGRYNPQASKREFATRSTWYRLLVDESSQITYVEEDQLILDKGSEQIDNPRLPEYLIADKKGYRSCIKKH; this comes from the coding sequence ATGACTAAAGAAGCCAAATTCAATATCGGCGATTGCGTCAGGCATCAACAGCATGGCTATCGTGCCGTAATTGTTGATATCGATCCTTTATTTCAGGCCTCAGGGCGCTACAATCCGCAGGCAAGCAAACGGGAGTTCGCCACCCGCAGCACCTGGTATCGATTGCTGGTGGATGAAAGCAGCCAGATTACCTATGTTGAAGAAGATCAGTTAATCCTGGATAAGGGGAGTGAGCAAATTGACAATCCCAGACTGCCGGAGTATCTGATAGCTGATAAAAAGGGCTATCGAAGCTGTATAAAGAAGCATTAG